CGTGCCGCCGCCCCGCTCACGCGATGGTGCGGTCGCGCGCCGCGCCCCGCGACGGACAACGCGCCCCGTTCGGACGGGGCGCATTGTCCGTCAGCGGGCGCAACCCCGCGGCAGCGGGCCCCGCCCCGCCGCCGCGCGCTTCAGCGCTCCGCAGACTCGCGGGACCGCGCCGGCTTCGCCTGGGGCACCTTCGTGCCGACGACCTGGTCGATGACGTCGCGGGCGATGGCCTGCGCCGTGAGCCCGGCATCGGCGAGGATCTGACCCCGGCTTGCATGGTCGATGAACGCGTCCGGCAGCCCGAGCTCGTTGACCCCGGTGTCGACCCCGGCAGCGCGGAGGTCCTGCCGCAGCCGGGTCCCGACGCCACCCACGCGCACGCCGTCCTCGATCGTGATGACGAGCCGGTGGTCGCGGGACAGGTCGATGAGCGACGCCGGGATCGGCACCACCCAACGCGGGTCGACGACGGTGACGCCGATGCCCTGCGCCTCGAGCAGTGCCGCGGCCTCGAGCGCGGTCGGCACCATCGACCCGACCGCGACGACGAGCACGTCCTGGTCGCCGGACGCCGGGTCGTGCAGCACGTCCACGCCGTCGTCGAGCCGCCGCAGCGCCGGGATGTCCTGGCCGATCTGCCCCTTGGACCACCGGAGGACGGTCGGGGCGTCGTCGACGGCCACGGCCTCCCGGAACTCCTCGCGCAGCGTGACGGCGTCACGCGGTGCGGCGATGCGGATGCCGGGGACCACCTGCAGCAACGCCAGGTCCCACATTCCGTGGTGCGACGGGCCGTCCGGGCCGGTGATGCCCGCACGGTCGAGCACGAACGTCACGCCGGCGCGGTGCAGGGCCACGTCCATGAGCACCTGGTCGAACGCCCGGTTGAGGAACGTGGCGTAGAGCGCGACCACGGGGTGCAGTCCGCCGTACGCCAGCCCCGCCGCGGTCGTCACGGCGTGCTGCTCGGCGATGCCGACGTCGATCACCCGGTCGGGGTGCGCCTGCTGGAACAGGTGCAGCCCGGTGGGACGGAGCATGGCGGCCGTGATGGCGACGATGCGGGGGTCCTCGTGCCCGACCTCGGCCAGCGTCGCGGCGAAGACGGAGGTCCACGACGGCCCGGACGACACGTCGAGCGACTCGCCCGTCTCGGGGTCGATGTGCCCGACGGCGTGGAACTGGTCGGCCTGGTCACGCAGGGCCGGCTCGAACCCGTGGCCCTTCTCGGTGATCGCGTGCACGATGACGGGCGAGCCGTAGCCCTTCGCCTGCCGGAGCGCCGCCTCCATCGCCTGCTGGTCGTGCCCGTCGACGGGGCCCACGTACTTGATGTCGAGGTTCGAGTAGAGCGCCTCGTTGTTCGTGAACCGCGAGAGGAATCCGTGCAGGCCGCCGCGCAGTCCTCGGTAGACCGCACGCCCGGGCGCGCCGAACACGTCGGCGGCGGCGCGGCTCTTCTCGTACAGGGTGCGGTACTCGCGGCGGGTCCGCACCGAGCTGAGGAAGCGCGCCATGCCGCCGATGGTCGGGGCGTACGAGCGACCGTTGTCGTTCACGACGATGACGAGCCGGCGGTCGTTCTGGTCCGAGATGTTGTTGAGTGCCTCCCACGTCATCCCGCCCGTGAGGGCACCGTCGCCGACGACTGCCACGACCGTGCGGTCCGACTGCCCGGTCTGCTGGAACGCGCGGGAGATGCCGTCCGCCCAGGACAACGACGAGGAGGCGTGAGACGACTCGACGATGTCGTGCTCGGACTCACTGCGCTGCGGGTAGCCCGCGATGCCACCGCGCTCCCGCAGCCGCGAGAAGTCCTGCCGACCAGTGACGAGCTTGTGCACGTAGGACTGGTGGCCGGTGTCGAAGACGAACGGGTCGTGCGGCGACTCGAACACCCGGTGCATCGCGAGCGTCAGCTCGACGACGCCGAGGTTCGGCCCGAGGTGCCCCCCGGTCTTGGCGACCTCGGCGACCAGGAACGCGCGGATCTCCGCGGCGAGGTCGGTCATCTGCGCGTCGGAGAGACGCTTCAGGTCGCGCGGCGACGTGATGCTGGCGAGCAGGCTCACGAGCGCTCCTTTCGTGCTGCTGTCGGCTCACTCTATGCGCGCGACCCGACAGCGGACGGGAGGCGCGGTGCGGGCCCGCAACGGGCCTCCCGACCGTCCGCGAGGCGCACGCAGAGCGGCTCCCCGCAGCGGAGGACCGCTGCGGGGAGCCGCTCTGTTCGTACGTCGGGTCGGGTCAGACGAGCGAGCGCAGCACGTACTGCAGGATGCCGCCGTTGCGGTAGTAGTCGGCCTCGCCCGGTGTGTCGATGCGGACGACCGCGTCGAACTCCACCGTCTGCTTGCCGGCGGGCGAGTGCTCGCTCGGCTCGGCCGTGACGTGCACGGTCTTGGGCGTGACGCCGGCGTTCAGCGCGGTCAGGCCCGAGATCGAGACGACCTCGGTGCCGTCGAGACCCAGGGACTCGATCGACTCACCCTCGGGGAACTGCAGCGGCACGACACCCATGCCGATGAGGTTCGACCGGTGGATGCGCTCGAAGCTCTCGGTGATCACCGCGCGGACGCCGAGCAGGCTCGTGCCCTTCGCCGCCCAGTCACGCGACGAGCCGGAGCCGTACTCCTTGCCGCCCAGGACGACGAGCGGCGTGCCCTGCGCCTGGTAGTGCTCGGACGCGTCGTAGATGAAGGACTGGGCGCCGTCCGGCGTCGTGAAGTCGCGGGTGTAGCCGCCCTCCACGCCGTCGAGCAGCTGGTTGCGGAGTCGGATGTTCGCGAACGTGCCGCGGATCATGACCTCGTGGTTGCCGCGACGCGAGCCGTAGGAGTTGAAGTCCTTGCGGTCGATGCCGTGGTCGGCGAGGTACTTGCCCGCGGGGCTGTCGGCCTTGATGGACCCGGCCGGCGAGATGTGGTCGGTCGTGACCGAGTCACCGAGCTTCGCGAGCACCCGGGCGCCGGAG
The sequence above is drawn from the Curtobacterium sp. L6-1 genome and encodes:
- the dxs gene encoding 1-deoxy-D-xylulose-5-phosphate synthase codes for the protein MSLLASITSPRDLKRLSDAQMTDLAAEIRAFLVAEVAKTGGHLGPNLGVVELTLAMHRVFESPHDPFVFDTGHQSYVHKLVTGRQDFSRLRERGGIAGYPQRSESEHDIVESSHASSSLSWADGISRAFQQTGQSDRTVVAVVGDGALTGGMTWEALNNISDQNDRRLVIVVNDNGRSYAPTIGGMARFLSSVRTRREYRTLYEKSRAAADVFGAPGRAVYRGLRGGLHGFLSRFTNNEALYSNLDIKYVGPVDGHDQQAMEAALRQAKGYGSPVIVHAITEKGHGFEPALRDQADQFHAVGHIDPETGESLDVSSGPSWTSVFAATLAEVGHEDPRIVAITAAMLRPTGLHLFQQAHPDRVIDVGIAEQHAVTTAAGLAYGGLHPVVALYATFLNRAFDQVLMDVALHRAGVTFVLDRAGITGPDGPSHHGMWDLALLQVVPGIRIAAPRDAVTLREEFREAVAVDDAPTVLRWSKGQIGQDIPALRRLDDGVDVLHDPASGDQDVLVVAVGSMVPTALEAAALLEAQGIGVTVVDPRWVVPIPASLIDLSRDHRLVITIEDGVRVGGVGTRLRQDLRAAGVDTGVNELGLPDAFIDHASRGQILADAGLTAQAIARDVIDQVVGTKVPQAKPARSRESAER